The Helicoverpa armigera isolate CAAS_96S chromosome 15, ASM3070526v1, whole genome shotgun sequence genomic interval AAATGTTCTTGGTTTGGCATTGTTTGGATATCCTAGGTATAGAACATAGATGGCTCCTGAAAAACATGGGTGTCATTTATTGGGTAAATTCTAACATCTAATCTTCCAGTTCACTTAAAGCAGAAGTGCTCATTTGACTATTGAATCCCCCAAATCATCCTTTTATGTTTCAATGGTCCAAATGGGGTCTCTAGGTcaaaagataattaaaaaatctttaaaaatcttCGCAGATAGGATTAGGAAGCTACCGTCGCAAGTTTTTTAAAGAACTCAGTTATCACACGTTTTTAAAGCTTTTGTATTCCAcggtttaaattactttttgattgttaattgattaaaatttaataccACCACACAAGAAACggaaattaacaattaaataataattgatttatatgaaatatttgaCAGTTAACAATCGAAAAAGCTGTttgattcaataaaaaataaattgaatatcgATTTTTGagttcaataaattaaattgcaattagTTATATTGCATCACTAAAGTTTATCACACACGTTTTCAAAATTAGAACCTTTAAGATTCCCCTTTCAAATTCCAGTGAgtcctaattaaaaaaaacatccgCGTCTATGAATCAGATTTTCTAAGGCGACTTCACTTGACCATGACCTTGGGACACAGGAGATTATCAGGTCGACACCTATATATAGTGAAGCGAGGACCAAAACCAGCATTCTTCTGCCAACCTCAGACCAGAAAACATCATGAAGTTGGTAGGTGTAGACTGTAAAtctatagtaataaaaaaaaaatcacgacAATCCGTGTCGATCATACTCTTTGTCACAAAACTCGTTTGTGGTGttgataaactttttttttcgtgTTATTCAAATTTGGAATTCGTGATTTGTGTAACGGTTTTTGTCACGGGGTTTTATTGTGTattgttgttattaaataaagattacGTTATTGTAACGGTTATCGTAATAGTTATGAAGTGTTGTTACAGTTGTTATGAGATACTTACTTGTCAccgtttattaaataataataattagaccTTTGCTATTGCAAAAAGCTGTGAAAAAAGTACAGCTGAGAATAAAAGCTCGTGGAAAAGTAAAAGCGTATTTAACATACGAGAAAAGAGCTACGGAAAATTTACAAAAGCGTCGCCCTTTCTCGTCAATTTCccattttaacttttaaaagtttcgAGCAAACCCCATAAAAACTGTTtcaaaatagtaataaaaaggaaaaaaacaaactgaaaagCGAAACCTGTGTCCAACTTTTAGTAATATATAGACCAAAATATCCACCCCTAattctacaaaaatacataattttcctCATCAACGCCAACCCCATTTTCTTCAAACGTCTATACCAACCCCATTTTCTCCCGCAGATCATCTTAACCGCTCTGATCGGCGTGTGCGCAGCTGGTTACGCACCCCCCTACGTAGTGCGGTCTGTGTTAGACAGAAATGCTAACATCCTGAGGTCTGAATCTGAAGTCAACGAGAAAGGATACCACTATGCTTTCGATACGGATAATGGTgagtttttttgtgttatttttagttttttttatgtggcATAGTTGTAGGGAGTGACTTTTGGGAGCTAGGacataaattaaagttttttaacgATATTCCTGAAGTTTCCTGTCTACttctatattaattattttaataaactccATTATATCTTTTACCAGTGCCCGTGGGAACTGCTTCTCTTTCCCGATTAAAATACAGCTTGTGGCAATCGCGTACTTACTCGTATAACGTAATTtctattgttaaagacttttcaaaaTAGTTTCACTAGATCTATCACAGTCCATCGCTTTTTCAGCCCATACTTGATTAATAGATATTCTAAAGCCTGAAAAAGGACCAAAGGCCACTTTCAATTGGGCGCAGGAAAGGGATCCCTAAGGGTTGAAACACGGGGAATAGCTAGCAATTATTACAATGTCTGAAAACGCGCCATTACTAACTTCTAGTTGCCGTGTAAATACACGCATTAACACCAGCTAAGCTTATTTAAATACCTCCGCACATCGTTCTACATAATATATGAGGCATAAAACTTCATTATCTGCTCACTACACTTGCATAAACGCATCATCATGCGTCTTATACTAACCCAATCTTAGTAAACGTGGGTGCGTCTAAACTTTACGCAACTTTGCGTTGGACCTAATTTGAAGTCTATAGTCTAAGGCTTGGTGTAGACCGttggaataatataaatgtataattttgtacGTGTGAGGTTAGGTTAACTGTGCGTCGTAACGTCATTTTCAGTGTAAACTTTTAGCCGCCTTCCGAAAGATGTTTGTTAGCATGCATTGCATGTCTCCTTCGTCTACCAACCAATTcgattaattctttttttttgtattcttgaGATTTTTTCATTATGTTTACGAGTATGATAATGTATGCTTGTAAAGACTTTAGTGAGCCAAATATTACCCTTAACGAATATGGTTTGAACAACTCCacgattttattaaagaaagaacCAGTAAGATGTCACTTTTGaccaaaatattgattaaaattatgGTTACCACTAGTCGGACTTAATGTAAAGTCAGTGTGTCCACGCGCTTATACCAACGATCCATATTATTTGCAAGTTGCACATAATTGCAGATTACCTACGCTCAGTTATAAAGTGTTAGATAAGATCTGCCTAGTTAGCTTGCTTGAAGAAGACTTGTAATTTCCACAATTAGTTCACGAGTTTTTGGCAAGCTAATctgtaacattaatttaatagttaCCCTACTTATTAAGACTGAGCATTTTAAGTGACTCTATATCCACTGATGAAAAAGACAACTTCAAGGACTTTTAAAGAAAAgtctttaaataaaagttttaaatgaaaacCCTTTCAACCTTAACAAACTTGTCACTGCAACCTATAAAGCATTCCAGCTTGATTTCATCCTTATTGCATCAGAATGTAAGTTCACTTACCAACAAATCCTAGTGGCTTCAAATCTGACAGATAGCCTACGTACGAATTGACTAAAAACCATTGAGGTAGAAACTATCACATCTCATCTATAAAAAAAAGACAGTCGCCAGGAGCCAATTACCTACATGTCCTCCTTGCAATACAGAAATACAACAATAACCACTAACTCCTCATCTTCCAGGCATCCACGCAGACGAAGCAGGAGTCGAAGCCAACGGCATCCAGGCAGCCGGCGGCTACTCTTACACTGGTGATGACGGCCAGGTCTACTCCGTAAGATACACGGCTGATGCCAATGGCTTCCAGCCTCAGGGTGCTCATCTACCGACCCCACCTCCCATTCCGGAGGCTATTGCGAGGTCGCTGCAAGAGAATGCTAGAGATGAAGCCGCTGGCATTTATGATGATGGTGagattctttttattatttatgttaaattgtGGTAAGAGCaatctaagaaaaaaaatggacAGGAAGCTTAGGTTAGTCAAAAATATACAACCAAAACAAGCCGGGTATGCCAAAAATGTTGTATATTTaagtgaattaaaataaagttaaaaattacgtaaaaaataaagatttgagaCGTTAGCTTTGTGTCAATGGTGTTTCAATTTTCATTTGTCAGTTTTATTCAAAAGAACGAATATCTGACTATCAATATCACgggaaagaaaaaacaaacaaaatcctaTCGTGCTTCCTTGCAATAGGACACCAGAGGTCAGACAAACAATTGTTCTACATAATCACATACTTCGGTATGTTGTAGTATTCAGTGTAACTCAAATACCGTACAGGGTTTTTTAATCATCAGAATATTAGCAGTTTATAGCCGTACTTACTTTCAAATTGTCAATTAGTTATCCTACAAAAACACAGCTGATATCGAGCGTCAATCAACATTCTGTCTCGTCCAACATAGATGACATATCCATTAATCTAGATAGCTTTTTAATAACCCAGTAATTATCACCTCATTGCAAGTCACTTCTAGTCATAAGATGTGATTAGAAGTGAGTCATTGCGGCGAAGGATATGTTGTGTTAATTAGTTTAGTTAGGTTAGTTTTTGGTGACGATTAGATTTTCTGTTAAAACCTTTTAAACCGGTTTTTGTATTTCGGTCTGTTAATGTTTCAGTATAGAATTAGACAGGATGATAATGTCATACATACAGTATTTCATATTGCGCTAGCGGTTGTACCAGGGTCCCGTAGGAATCACTCCCGTGacctggataaaaatagccttGCTCATTAAATGGGCTATTTGACACTGAAATATTGTTTCATAACGCACACACATACTTTTTTCTTTGATTCGCGTTACGCTGACTAACCATTCAGATGCCTCTATATTTCATAGTGATTTATATCTGAACAAATACAGCAGTATCTACCTGCTATACCATTAACATTCTCACTACCTTAATTCATTAATCCAGTATTTCAAAGCCAAGATTTTAATATCTTCTCTTTCCACATTACAGGAAGCTACCACGACGCCAGATACGCTCCCGGAGTCATCCTAGCCCGCAAGCAATACCAGGCTCCGAGATACCCTTTCAACCCGTACAACCCTTACAACCCCTACCGTCGCTACTGAGCACCTACTGGCCAGTAAACACAGCAACACAGCAAGCAACATTGTACAGTGCCATTTGATATAGattaagaatatattattatatactgtaaaaagaaaattatagaaGACCAAATGTAACGTGTGATTGAAAAACTTGGGTTTTTGTGTAAAGGGTTAAGCCACATATTTGTGGTAAACTTTTGTGGAAAAGTTGCGTCAATATGTTGCTAGCAACATTGAGTGTTGCGCAACCGATAGTGTCAGTTGAAAAGATCTCGCTGACGCAACATTCTCGTTGCGCAACAATGTTGATCAACTATTGCTATACAAAGGTTTACTATAAATACGGGGTTTCATGTAAgattttaaacagttttttcGTCACACGTTTTGAGTTGTTCTTCTGTACGTTATTTTGTATATTGAAGCAATAAAGTTGCAATGAtatttgataatgtttttaattattgttttatttttacacgttCGTAATAATGACCTTCACGGTTCAGTTTCCCGAGATCTTGTAATTTAAGAAGTGAGAAATAGTTTCAGCTTTTTTTTCAAGATGTATTGtgttacattttaattgttGGTATCTGAATTGAGAATAGGTTTGTATTGCTCAGCCAAATAAGTTAGATAAACGAAAGCTACATAAAAGTCCTTTTTATTCAATTCGGTagtttggaaaattattttatacattttcgcACTATGataaagatgaatagaaatatACTGGAATTAGTTTTCCTCACAATAATAAATCCCtatatatagaaaatatgttgCTTAAGAATTAGCAATTAATCCTGAAGATCaattaaattatggattatTATCAATATAATACTCTCTTAAAACATGGATTTTTATAAGACTATCTTTCATTAAATCGAGAATTATTACAATCTTCAATGatgataaaaagtaatattattttatagacttGTCTTAATACGAGTAATTCATCACAGTCATAAAATTTAGTTTATTGCAGTTGATAGTTTTAATCGTGAATGAACCGTTTCTTGTTATGCTgctgttgaaatattttaaaccggAGTAATCATATAAAATTGAACTTTTTGATGATTAATTAtgttgcaaaaatattgttatttttacagcAGGCACTAAATAAAGgctataaattgaaaattatttcaacttaaaatgtatttatgtatcaCTCAACTACGTATTTATTACTTcctatatttcaaaaaatattgcatatttCTTACTGAATCTCAGATGATCTGTTTTGTCCATTCCAAAAACCTTGTTTTTAAAAGCAGTTTCTTAACAACAGCAAGTAACTTGAATGAAattagaagaagaaaaataacaataatagggTAACCTAAAATTGCATTACATTACGTAAATTCTCGTTTACACCCTGCAAAAAAATTGTCTTGTCTTACAAAAGCTGACTCATGACATAAAATTTGACAATCAAATGGCTCCAAAATGCTCTAACCATAATTCTATTCTTACGCATCCTTCTATAATACCATCCTTACAAAACACATTAATCAATTCTCTATAACCAACACAATTCCTGCTTACCCTAACCTTTATATGCTATTCTTTGTCACCACTTTCGACAAGCCTCGCCCTAGATATAAAGTCTAAAGCAACGCCAAGCACATCGATCCATCTTAGTCGCGATAATTAAGTGTTATTATTAGGCTTAGGTCACATCCAGTGCTCTTTAATCCGTGCATTAATCATGCTTTGATAATATGTCTTTGTTGCTTCATAAGTCTAAAATTGTTAAGGATCCTGTTTTCTTAGCGATCATATCTGATGTTTGGTTTGAATGAGATGTTGCGTTACACTGAAGGGCTTCTTGGGTGTTTTCGATATTAATCTTTGTCAGTATACTGGTATTATGCGTATTTAGATACGGCAATAGATCGATCACACACAAAAAATGTGTACCTACGCATCGGTGTAAGTCCACTGCTAGCATGTGTTCGTGAATAGAGGTTGCACATTTGctgacattttagaaatgttaaatggacaccccaggatggacaccgcaggcggagTAGGCCCTGGAAGAGGGCGTGACGCCTACTGTCGAGACTGATGGACTCAGTCGAAAGATCGGGAAGTGTGGAAGCTAAATGGGGAGgcttttgcccagcagtgggacattatagggtagaaataataacaatttagaaatgttcgcccacaatttgttactatttgttaTAGCGATTAGACCAGAAAAAACATTTGTGTAGATAATTGCGCCAAAGTGCCGCATATGGGAATCTGGCCTTATAGACAAAAAAACACACGTTGAAGTCTCGCTTAACAGCCATAACTCAGATTAAACAATTGATTCTGACATTTAGAATAGGATTCGGTCTAAAATTAGAGTTTTATTAGCTTCATTTGAATAAACAGGATGTTTGAAATTATATTCAtgggatttttttataatttaactacAAAATTGTATCAAACGCAAATGAATTTATgagttcgtttttttttagttttcaatttattatgcGAAACCGGtatattgtaaagttttatattcctaataattttaggtaaagtcttacagccttacttataaaaatcaacaaatcatcttctaagcattgttttaagtaattactacttaaagccttaagtagtgattaaatgattttgacctataaacgttgcttaagcatgtcttaaataatgaacagataatgacataaaaacatactaatttctcaacactaccggaatgttggtagcttaaaaaaatatttgtcatcaaaacgttgtgtaatggcaacaatggcatccgtaaaatataaaattaaaaagttgagctgtcaataaaccggaaattaaaaatcagctggtaagaatccagccattttgataattagcgggttaaacaagggtgtgaggctacttaatttgacagctcatttaagacattgctaagaaaatgatttaggtaagccacgtttataagaaagattttttcttaaacacccattaagtataacttattatttaattcacgtttataagtaagactgttaacttttaggtaaataaaaggcGATTTATTTCGTAATTGCCTGCCGACCGGTAGGCCTTTTCTGCACTCAGAGATAGATTAATCAAAACATCTCAACTCTATTTGGTTAAAATCTCGCTTCTTGATGATTTCCGTAACTAATTGTTCTAACcacattaaaaagtaaattaatgaaTATTCATAGCTGGATGAGTTGCTAGTTTTATGATGGTTAAAAATATgcacttttgttttctttggcAAAGCGTTTTGCTATGAATGAGTTTTCTGTAGAGTGCATACTCAGATTGTCAATACGTAGTTCTGTTTAATGAAACTCAACATTGTACCTATGGAATGAATAtcacataattaaaacaataatttgaaagCCACTCACTTCGGGTATTCAGATGTAGAATTTCTAGGTCTAAGGGCTTATCATTTCACAACGGcgatatttttaagttttctgCGTGTAAAATCAAGCCTATGGCATCttcatttaagtaggtatttgacaaacaaagaaaaaaatatataggtgaCCGTGATATTTGGCGGGTCCACAGTTCGGTATGAGagtaatatgtaattaaacGATTTCATTAAATGGAAATAGTTGCAATTAAAACTCAAACTTATATTTATAGAACAAGTAGGCAATAAAGGAAGTAACAATAATTATTGAACCACTTTTACTACTAGGCTTAAATTCTAAATTGTCGGTCAATTCTCTCACCAAAACCAGATTCGTGGCTTGTCTACCCATTAATACTCCGACGTAATATCCTAGAAGTCATAAGTATGAACTATTACTTACACtacttaagtatgtatgttcatAATGATTAGCTAGCATTCAATCGATCATTAATCGATATTATTATCGATTACATAAGCTCCGAATCACAACCCTGACTCCTAAAGCATAATTAAAGATGCAATCAGACTGTTACATAAGATATTACaattggatcataatattaccTAATGGAATTGATATGGAGTAATTATTCTAACTGTTACTAAGTATTGGTCGATGGATGAATgaacttttttatgggaaatcaaaTGAGCccctctgtgggttagcagcggtgagggagtgtcagactcttactgactaaacccatcatgttccttcgtaggccttttatgtaccagggctgcggtaactctttcgaataatcccgcagcagATGAACGAATCCCGCAAGATGTAATGGAAATTTTTGCTTTAACCAAAACGGCCATCTGATACTAAAACAATGACAATACATATTCTTTCCAATATGGATTCAAATCGattcattcataattattttcccCTAAAAACTACTGGCAAAATGATATTCAAAAAGTGTTTAGGCTCTACCAAAGCTACTGGCATTATTAATACCTATCATACTAAAAATCTAGCTAGGCATAAATATAGTAATTTAAAACCACCTTATTTAAAATTCGGGACGCATATTTACGTAATGCTTGCTAATTTTGTCTTCATAATATCCTACCATTGTCCAGGATATAGCGTTAAAAATGGATAACTACTGTAAAGTACAAAGGTGGAGATAATTGGGTGTGACTTAATAAATCTTTGCGTCAATCATACTAAAAGTAATCGCAAAACGAAGacaaaacagtcggccgacagttgacctgatggtttgcaatttttttcaaagaacGTCTTGATTCCAGTCAAaaaattattacacttgactaaattcagtcgtctaaatgatacagtcactaaattcagtaaAATGAAATCGCATTTAGGATTAATTAGACAAATCTAATTAGAGGCTACTGGATTTTGTCAGTGTAATAAGCCCTAATTGGAGTGGCCACAAAcagcgatggacagagaaaaatggaaggctatgggggagcctttgcccagcagtgggacagcacaggctaataaaaaaaagccCTAAAGATTCCAGTCATCCTAATATCGGCTAAATACGTATCTGACCTTTGTAACGTGTGTACTACCATTACCCAAgcaaactatcggtcgacttaAAGTGTGCAGTGTACTCTAAATGTTTTTGCTATCGAGAGTACGGGGACACCTTCCAAGGTGAATTGTATAATACCTCattatattaagtaagtaattttatgtcaaacgagacattaaaattattggtaATACTTGGCAAGCAAGTGTATTGACGTAGGTACTAACCCTGTTTGAAGGCACGGCTGTTTAGCAACCTgctgcgtattttttttttattgaagtgattattattcaatttgtaGTAAAATTCCATGAATAATCAAATTCAgatcacttatttatttaagtatacgAGCGTCATAAACTGTGAAAATACACCGAAAAAAAGGTTATCGAAAGGTGAATTTCATTACTCTTcctattataaaactttttctagACCTTAGAAGTATATACTAATtggataaaattattcaataatatttttctacaacCTACTATAAATACAATACTACTGAAGGCGAAATGTGCTCAGTGGCTTAAAATACTGTTTACCATCTTCTGTTTTTAACATATTTCTGtgaacaaaaaattataattattgttaatttcgTTACCCAAATATCGTATCTTTTTCTTTACATCCTTCATAACAGATGCTTGTATCGTAACAAAAACGGTATCAACTCGAACACGTGCCTAAAATAATAGCCTGCAATCATCAGACTAAAGAATCTATTAGAATGACCCAGTGATCCAGTTGTCAATCATAACGAGGTAGGTGCGACTGTTACAGTTGAGTTACAACTGAGTTACACTTGAGTTACGTAAAGTCACTATTGTGCTATCAGTTATTAGTTAGATACAAATATATCGAATGTTTGGACACTACGCCGGAGTAATTTCGTTACTTAGTGTTAGTAGAGTTGTGAATGTTTAGATAGGACCGCGTGTTACCATGGTCGATTTTTCTTAGCCATTATTTTTGTGGAAACCTAGTTAGATATTAGGttaaacagtaattaaataaactttagttTCCTTTTATAGCTTTTCAGAGCACCTAAaacttaattatgaaataaaataattttcaaaaatatttttacgtaattacataatttttaattatttacatagttgtTGTTGAACAAATTATCaacacatttaattaaatattaatgtctaTTGCCATGTAAAATATCATTCAACTGTCATAAATTCTCATAATTTTAACTCAATACCTACACACAAAATTTACCGCACCACAACATTACCAAGACACCATCATATCTATTGGTTACAGTGTCTATGGTACTGCTCCACTTATTCAGCCGGCGGGCGCATCTCGTTACTACTGTTACCTAACAATGCTCTCGTACTTGAATCACATTCCGCTGTGACTACTGTAGCTGTGGACTTGACACTTCTAGTTAATTAGATAGAAACAGCAAGAAACTTAAATAGTCAAAGAAAGATTTAAGAGAATTATGTCTGgagtgaaaattattttttgagagctgaaaaaatattatgtagtaaaGAATTAAGGGCACTAGGAGTAGATTAATATTTGGGTCatgaatggaaaaaaaatatctgacaaGTAGTACAGACGACATTAGGTTACTATTAATCGATTTGACTGAGCGATTCGATTTGCGAATCGATTTAAAGTATTCTCTAAATAGCAGCTGCTAAAACATAGGAGGGTAACCCTCCTCAGTCAGAAAGTTCCCGTAACTAATTTAAAATCATCCTTAAATATCCCTCAAAATTAACTTTCATTTAATCAAAACGAACCATCAAATCACCATGCATGACAGTGCAAAAATCACTCTTTTATCCCAACTCCGAACTCTAAGTGGTCAATTCTATCATAGATATGAGTTCATACATCTGTGCGTACTAGGAAATTTTTCGCTATATAAACGTCAGAAAGAAATTACAAATTCATTCGGTGTTCAAGTGTCTAACATTCCACTTCTTACTTACATTTTAGCAAAATGAAGCTGGTacgttaattaaacaaatataattaagatatgtgaattaaataagttaattatCTGAGTTTGATATCAGAAGTGATTTGAGTGAAAGTTTCGGTTGGCTTTTGGAAATAGTTTGCGATGATCCTGTGTGGGGAAAGTTGGAAGAGCTAATTAGTGATCATGCAATTTTTGGATCATGGATTAACGTGATCCAGGATTTATAGGGAGAGGATGGCTAAAAGGGTTGTTGGTGGAAAAAGCACTAACGGCAATTATCTCAAGAGGATCTTTCTTTTTTCTACACACCATAACGCATCCATTATTGATGATGTTGAAGAGCTACTCGTCAAACTTTTGTATTATCAACATAGTGTGTAGTGACAACTCTAAGTTGCTTTGCCCATTTATGTTTTCCTActacataatcattataaagCCCTCAATCACCTTAAATATAATGCTAATAACCTAATTATCTTCACAGATCGCCCCCATCACCGCTGCTCTCATCGCCGCCGCATCAGCAGGCCAGGTCTTCACGGGCCACTCCTCAGAACACTATGCTCAATCAGCTGAGCAATACCAGTCAGGGTTGGAACACCAGCAGCTGGGACTTTACTCTGAGGCTCCAGCTCCTCAGGCCTACTCC includes:
- the LOC110376231 gene encoding cuticle protein 3, translating into MKLIILTALIGVCAAGYAPPYVVRSVLDRNANILRSESEVNEKGYHYAFDTDNGIHADEAGVEANGIQAAGGYSYTGDDGQVYSVRYTADANGFQPQGAHLPTPPPIPEAIARSLQENARDEAAGIYDDGSYHDARYAPGVILARKQYQAPRYPFNPYNPYNPYRRY